In a genomic window of Leptospira bandrabouensis:
- a CDS encoding tetratricopeptide repeat protein → MRFLFLTFTSLFLISFPLRAGLLEDYWKAIQNTKEKFDIEDHSPKRFSFRLGGEIPGVLHKESLNHEIFWFCQKYIDKYHANYPYPRYKDDIRSHLTDLYGDPSQNFLSGKLSFSCFSGWKEGSSLLKLSFFMNDDEFNPYRWDYYDSKGQLFLTEEDETKNGKKDSFTYYSHSGCPKEITKDKNDFGAIDEWWYYKNCQLVRIEYDANENGFRERICHYENGKESYCEGVGEKEEREAIQLENNQKFQEALSYYRKSLKEYKKEVPNGTSRTCSLLKKIANIEYNERDFVSFTKTLDEFFSYRACESDSLDVLIYKSYYYLYVLGDYKTAKDSYQKTSEIYRKTNGEISPEILLNLAYAQFMDKDPYSCLASLDKLNSRRLTAYPRFFLFYYRGSCELSLGRFEDAYTNLKRAQILGGEREFLPVVYYKLGRASFATNREQEGNLWTHQALLYDFELFEKMESDPLFANFFESANGKSHKRKYYLNKQKKQ, encoded by the coding sequence TTGAGATTTCTATTTTTAACTTTCACATCCCTATTTTTAATATCTTTTCCTCTAAGAGCAGGTCTTTTAGAGGATTATTGGAAGGCCATCCAAAATACCAAAGAGAAATTTGATATTGAAGACCATAGTCCCAAACGGTTTAGTTTTCGGTTGGGAGGTGAAATTCCAGGAGTCTTACATAAAGAATCTCTAAACCATGAAATCTTTTGGTTTTGCCAAAAATACATTGATAAATACCACGCAAACTACCCTTACCCAAGATATAAAGATGACATTAGATCTCACCTAACTGATTTATACGGAGATCCATCTCAAAATTTTTTAAGTGGGAAGTTATCCTTTTCCTGTTTTTCTGGTTGGAAAGAAGGAAGTTCCCTTTTAAAACTCTCGTTTTTTATGAATGATGATGAGTTTAATCCTTATCGTTGGGATTATTACGATTCCAAAGGACAATTGTTTTTAACCGAAGAAGATGAAACAAAAAATGGGAAAAAAGATAGTTTCACTTATTATTCACATTCTGGTTGTCCCAAAGAAATCACAAAAGACAAAAACGATTTTGGTGCCATAGATGAATGGTGGTATTATAAAAACTGCCAACTGGTTCGTATTGAATATGATGCTAACGAAAACGGATTTCGGGAACGAATTTGCCATTATGAAAATGGAAAAGAATCGTATTGCGAAGGTGTGGGCGAAAAAGAAGAAAGAGAAGCCATCCAACTAGAAAATAATCAAAAATTCCAAGAAGCACTTTCGTATTATCGAAAATCGTTAAAGGAATATAAAAAAGAAGTTCCGAATGGAACCTCTCGAACCTGTTCCCTATTAAAAAAAATTGCCAACATAGAATACAATGAAAGAGATTTTGTTTCATTTACAAAAACATTAGATGAATTTTTTTCCTACCGTGCTTGTGAATCTGATTCCTTGGACGTATTAATTTATAAATCTTATTATTATTTATATGTACTTGGTGACTATAAAACGGCAAAAGATAGTTATCAGAAAACATCAGAAATTTATAGAAAAACCAATGGGGAAATTAGTCCTGAAATTCTTTTGAACTTAGCTTATGCACAATTTATGGACAAAGATCCTTACTCTTGTTTAGCCAGTTTAGACAAACTCAATAGCCGAAGACTCACAGCCTATCCGCGATTTTTTCTCTTCTATTACCGGGGTTCCTGTGAACTTAGTCTTGGTCGTTTTGAGGATGCCTACACAAACTTAAAACGAGCACAGATTTTGGGTGGTGAACGAGAATTTTTGCCAGTGGTATACTACAAATTAGGAAGGGCTTCGTTTGCTACCAATAGGGAACAAGAAGGAAACCTTTGGACTCACCAAGCACTTTTATATGATTTTGAATTATTTGAAAAAATGGAATCAGATCCTCTATTTGCTAACTTCTTTGAATCAGCCAACGGGAAATCGCACAAAAGAAAATATTACTTGAACAAACAAAAAAAACAATAA
- a CDS encoding AMP-dependent synthetase/ligase translates to MKNFTTLNDVFYYANRAYGTKEMFFGKDAGKNFLGRTFSDIFHKAENLALSLLQMGLQPGDRIGLMADNRTEWAIADIATLLNGAVNVPRGSDSTPQEIEYILSHSESKYCFVEHEKLYESLKPVLSNTKVEKVIILDPGFRSSDNLAVPMDTLIKEGESFRKNLPSLELRSKQVKPDDLFTIIYTSGTTGMPKGVMLTHQNMVYNVVIVPPRVGLKTSDRTLSILPVWHIFERAIDYAIIAEGASIAYTNIRDLRDDFQKIKPTFMASAPRLWENLYLGIKQKLEKAPENKRKLFDFAYDVCKKFKDGQDYLAGNKLLTKEESPFERAKNTALSLGYVFNLFLLAKVLDGLVFSKIRDVLGGHLTGTISGGGALPAHVDEFFNVIGIPVYEGYGMTECAPIISVRSVGKVVQGSVGKWPDGTAVKIVNEQGESVPKGKMGIIHIKGPQVMKGYYKNEEATSKAIHDGWMNTGDLGFISFNDTLSVRGRVKDTIVLLGGENVEPVPIENLLLENPLINQVIVVGQDQKSLTALLWPDKDRMKEVGLQTKEGEDLNQNKDVRLYYQNLIKKQISSENGFKSFEKLSDFRFLPKPMEVGEELTNLFKMKRNVIHDKYKDLIKSMYN, encoded by the coding sequence ATGAAAAATTTTACGACGCTGAATGATGTTTTTTATTATGCGAATCGAGCATACGGAACCAAAGAAATGTTCTTTGGAAAAGATGCAGGAAAAAACTTTTTGGGTCGTACGTTTTCGGATATCTTTCATAAAGCAGAAAACCTCGCTTTATCTCTGTTACAAATGGGTTTACAACCAGGGGATAGAATTGGACTTATGGCTGACAACAGAACCGAATGGGCAATTGCAGACATAGCCACTCTGTTAAACGGTGCAGTGAATGTACCAAGAGGGTCCGATTCCACACCGCAAGAAATTGAATACATTCTAAGCCACTCCGAAAGTAAATACTGCTTTGTAGAACATGAGAAATTATATGAATCTTTAAAACCTGTCCTTTCCAATACAAAAGTAGAAAAAGTAATTATTTTAGATCCAGGATTTCGCTCTAGTGACAATCTCGCCGTTCCCATGGATACATTGATTAAAGAGGGAGAATCATTTAGAAAAAATCTTCCTTCCTTGGAACTTCGATCCAAACAAGTGAAACCAGATGATTTATTTACCATCATTTATACTTCAGGAACCACGGGAATGCCAAAAGGTGTGATGCTCACTCACCAAAACATGGTATACAATGTGGTTATAGTTCCGCCCCGTGTTGGATTAAAAACATCCGATAGAACTCTATCGATCCTTCCTGTATGGCATATTTTTGAACGTGCCATTGATTATGCAATTATTGCGGAAGGTGCATCCATTGCTTATACGAACATTAGGGATCTAAGAGACGATTTCCAAAAAATAAAACCAACCTTTATGGCTTCGGCTCCGAGACTTTGGGAAAACCTCTATCTGGGCATCAAACAAAAGTTAGAAAAAGCACCGGAAAACAAACGTAAACTTTTTGATTTTGCCTATGATGTCTGCAAAAAATTTAAAGACGGACAAGACTACCTTGCGGGAAACAAACTCCTAACAAAAGAAGAGTCTCCCTTTGAAAGAGCAAAAAATACGGCCCTATCGCTTGGATATGTATTCAATCTATTTTTACTCGCAAAAGTTTTAGATGGACTGGTATTTTCAAAAATAAGAGATGTACTTGGTGGTCACCTAACGGGTACTATTTCCGGTGGAGGTGCCCTCCCCGCTCATGTGGATGAGTTTTTTAACGTAATTGGAATTCCTGTGTATGAAGGTTACGGAATGACAGAATGTGCACCAATTATCTCTGTTAGGTCTGTTGGGAAAGTAGTCCAAGGCTCTGTGGGAAAATGGCCGGATGGAACGGCAGTGAAAATTGTGAATGAACAAGGCGAATCGGTTCCGAAAGGAAAAATGGGAATCATTCATATCAAAGGCCCACAGGTAATGAAGGGATATTATAAAAATGAAGAAGCAACTTCCAAAGCCATTCACGACGGTTGGATGAATACTGGGGATTTAGGATTCATTTCCTTTAACGACACTTTGTCTGTGCGAGGAAGAGTCAAAGACACCATCGTGTTACTCGGAGGAGAAAACGTAGAACCTGTCCCTATCGAAAATTTACTTTTGGAAAATCCTCTCATCAACCAAGTAATCGTTGTTGGACAAGATCAAAAGTCCTTAACGGCTCTCCTTTGGCCTGATAAAGACAGAATGAAAGAAGTAGGACTGCAAACAAAAGAGGGTGAGGACCTAAACCAAAACAAAGACGTCAGACTCTACTACCAAAACCTTATCAAAAAACAGATCTCCTCTGAAAATGGATTTAAATCTTTTGAAAAACTTTCTGACTTTCGTTTTTTGCCAAAGCCAATGGAAGTGGGCGAAGAACTGACGAATCTTTTCAAAATGAAAAGAAACGTCATTCACGATAAATACAAAGATCTTATCAAATCAATGTATAATTAA
- the pepN gene encoding aminopeptidase N — MTSSSSSSLVHKLEDYKPCPWLTPKVNLRFDLDLHLTVVRAEYDVILQAETIEPLFLYGESLEFLSLRMDGAILDPNEYQVTDSGILISHPPKKEFQLTVENRICPAKNTSLEGLYKSGSMLCTQNEPEGFRKIVYSIDRPDNMMRFRVTIAGEKSLFPVMLSNGNFVGENQMGDSKREVIWEDPFPKPSYLFALVAGELIETKDSFQTKSGREITLKIFVEKGNEEKVGFAFDSLKKAMKWDEDTFGLEYDLDLFMIVAVEDFNMGAMENKGLNLFNAKLVLADKKSATDESFESILAVIAHEYFHNWTGNRVTLRNWFNLTLKEGLTVFRDQWFTEDMTDPAVKRIKDVLFLKEFQFPEDQGPMSHPILPKSYKEMNNFYTVTVYEKGAEVIRLISELLGRENFKKGLKHYLTKYDGQGVTYEEYISSMEEVIGKSIPYLRNWYHRKGTPLISVKESYTKESNEWNFDLIDTGAGEYPLVFSNSFAVFDLHGNLISEDKRIMSGERDQIKVPALDTIGTKPIISLFRSLSSPVRLDYNQSEEEIKTLARVETDGVARFFAFQNLIFDWFRKSLNSGKEENFSQILETIAESFTQNWEKTYLSFYLSFPGLTQISENLNCYEFTKIQTLRVWALQTIATTFTKNFQILLEENRKTIPIQTKEEIGKRKLKNTALYYLLYDPSKRFEKLAVMEQREAKHMSEEVSAMRYLLEIESKEKENAVHSFFEKWKKDNLVLDVWFAAQVSSGEDRTQVAETLEKHPQFNVRNPNKVRSLYFSLARNPLSFHKEDGSGYVFIAERIGVLNEINPQMAAALTKLFSPVSKQKGDLPKMAKRELMKLQNLPHLSKELGEVLGTILDSL, encoded by the coding sequence ATGACCTCATCCTCATCCTCCTCTCTCGTCCACAAATTAGAAGACTACAAACCTTGCCCATGGCTTACTCCCAAAGTCAATTTACGATTTGATTTAGATTTGCACCTGACAGTTGTCAGAGCCGAATATGATGTAATCCTTCAAGCCGAAACCATTGAACCACTATTTCTTTATGGCGAATCTTTAGAGTTTTTATCTCTCCGAATGGATGGGGCTATTCTTGACCCAAACGAATACCAAGTTACGGATTCAGGGATTCTTATTTCCCACCCTCCGAAGAAAGAATTTCAACTCACTGTAGAAAACCGGATTTGTCCGGCAAAAAATACTTCACTCGAAGGTTTGTACAAATCGGGATCTATGCTTTGTACCCAAAACGAACCCGAAGGATTTCGTAAAATCGTTTATTCGATCGATAGACCTGACAATATGATGCGGTTTCGTGTCACCATTGCCGGCGAGAAATCACTATTTCCAGTGATGTTGTCCAATGGAAACTTTGTGGGTGAAAACCAAATGGGAGACAGTAAACGAGAAGTCATCTGGGAAGATCCTTTTCCAAAACCATCTTATCTTTTTGCACTCGTTGCCGGCGAACTAATTGAGACCAAAGATTCCTTTCAAACGAAATCAGGTAGAGAGATTACTCTTAAGATTTTTGTAGAAAAAGGAAACGAAGAGAAAGTTGGATTTGCTTTTGATTCATTAAAAAAAGCAATGAAATGGGATGAGGACACTTTCGGATTAGAGTATGATTTGGATCTATTTATGATCGTTGCCGTTGAAGATTTTAACATGGGTGCGATGGAAAATAAAGGTCTAAATTTATTTAACGCAAAATTGGTATTAGCTGATAAAAAATCAGCAACGGATGAAAGTTTTGAATCCATTCTTGCCGTGATTGCTCATGAATATTTTCATAACTGGACAGGAAACCGTGTTACTCTTAGAAATTGGTTCAATCTAACACTCAAAGAAGGTCTCACTGTATTTCGTGACCAATGGTTTACGGAGGATATGACAGATCCCGCTGTCAAACGAATCAAAGATGTATTATTTTTGAAAGAATTTCAATTTCCAGAAGACCAAGGTCCCATGTCACACCCCATCCTTCCTAAATCCTATAAGGAGATGAATAATTTTTATACTGTGACAGTTTATGAAAAAGGAGCCGAAGTCATTCGTTTGATTTCGGAACTTCTTGGTAGAGAAAATTTTAAAAAAGGATTAAAACATTACCTTACTAAGTATGATGGTCAGGGAGTAACTTATGAAGAATATATTTCTTCCATGGAAGAGGTAATCGGTAAATCCATTCCTTACCTTCGTAATTGGTATCACCGAAAGGGAACTCCATTGATTTCTGTAAAAGAAAGTTACACAAAAGAATCAAATGAATGGAATTTTGATCTCATTGATACAGGCGCGGGAGAATATCCTTTGGTATTTTCAAATTCTTTCGCTGTTTTTGATCTGCATGGAAACCTTATTTCAGAAGATAAAAGGATAATGTCTGGAGAAAGGGATCAAATAAAAGTTCCTGCTTTAGATACGATAGGAACAAAACCAATCATTTCTTTATTTCGATCCCTTTCGAGTCCGGTGCGTTTGGATTACAACCAATCCGAAGAAGAAATTAAAACATTAGCAAGGGTAGAAACAGATGGTGTGGCAAGGTTTTTTGCCTTTCAAAATTTAATCTTCGATTGGTTTCGTAAGTCTCTTAATTCTGGTAAGGAAGAAAACTTTTCACAAATTTTAGAAACGATTGCAGAATCTTTTACCCAAAACTGGGAAAAAACGTATCTGAGTTTTTATCTATCCTTTCCAGGTTTAACACAAATCAGTGAAAATCTGAATTGTTATGAATTTACCAAAATTCAAACACTAAGAGTTTGGGCCCTTCAAACGATTGCCACTACCTTCACCAAAAATTTCCAAATTTTACTTGAGGAAAACAGAAAAACCATCCCCATCCAAACCAAAGAAGAAATTGGGAAACGAAAATTAAAAAACACGGCTCTTTATTACTTGTTATACGATCCATCTAAAAGGTTTGAAAAATTGGCAGTTATGGAACAAAGAGAAGCAAAACATATGAGTGAAGAAGTTTCTGCCATGAGATATCTTTTAGAAATTGAATCGAAGGAGAAAGAAAACGCAGTTCATTCTTTTTTTGAAAAGTGGAAAAAGGACAATTTGGTTTTAGATGTATGGTTTGCTGCTCAAGTAAGTTCTGGAGAGGATCGCACTCAAGTGGCAGAAACATTAGAAAAACATCCCCAGTTTAATGTACGTAATCCTAATAAAGTCCGTTCCTTGTATTTTAGTTTGGCGAGAAATCCATTGAGTTTTCATAAAGAAGATGGGAGTGGTTACGTTTTTATTGCAGAAAGGATAGGCGTTCTCAATGAAATCAATCCGCAAATGGCCGCAGCTTTAACTAAATTATTTTCACCTGTATCTAAACAAAAGGGAGACCTACCGAAAATGGCAAAAAGGGAACTAATGAAACTCCAGAACCTCCCCCATCTTTCTAAAGAATTGGGAGAAGTTCTTGGTACTATTTTAGATTCTCTTTAA
- a CDS encoding RNA recognition motif domain-containing protein, with protein MVSNKIYVGNLKFSLKEENIRQIFSVYGVIQDLKMIHDRETGNFRGFAFITYANPEEAEEAVTQMNGQPVDGRNLKVTFAEDKRKEKQN; from the coding sequence ATGGTTTCTAACAAAATTTATGTGGGAAATTTAAAATTTTCCCTTAAGGAAGAAAATATACGCCAGATTTTCTCCGTTTACGGAGTAATTCAAGATCTGAAAATGATTCATGATCGGGAAACTGGAAATTTTAGAGGTTTTGCTTTCATCACCTATGCGAATCCAGAAGAAGCGGAAGAGGCGGTAACCCAGATGAATGGACAACCTGTCGATGGAAGGAATTTAAAGGTTACCTTTGCCGAGGATAAAAGAAAAGAGAAACAGAACTAA
- a CDS encoding EAL domain-containing response regulator codes for MNEKPYILCIDDEFFILWNLKEQLKKVFGSSFTIETAESAETAKEIMKEIAGTSADLAVVICDHVMPGQKGDEFLIEMQESHPRTKKIMLTGQAPAQAIGNALNHGCLYRYLSKPWDAHDLELTIKQAIDAYFQEKSLEEKNKELADNLYFHRDTKYPNFESLVKQLKAEGDPNKNHSIVLIKVVSFPIIIKTFGIEVYRKLFKKLLQLLTVHLQNEEKVFHIDSDEIAVLSDLPEPSLVEKIRSFCMILKSDDLVLDGVGFHLDCRYSSAAGQEDCFYKAKLALFRAEAQGSSDFVSYTDEHSIDNHLQNFQLSQKIQSAITKKQIVPYFQGIVDNQTKQIRKFECLARIKDRDAILTPDSFLNLARVTGSIRMIGLQMIDESMNFFSDKQFDFSINLTESELEYKSFSKWVESRLSHYKIDPSRVTFEILEDISFSENKYSLSTIRDLKNIGCEIAIDDFGVQYSNLARLLEFEPDYLKIDGQFIKNLPENKTAYLLVQGIVELARGIGAKVVAEFVDRPAIQDMIETLGIEYSQGYLFMKPSPALPTAANLQL; via the coding sequence TTGAACGAAAAACCCTATATCTTATGTATCGATGACGAATTCTTCATTCTTTGGAATCTAAAGGAACAATTAAAGAAAGTCTTTGGGTCCAGTTTTACCATCGAAACTGCTGAAAGCGCGGAAACAGCAAAAGAAATTATGAAAGAAATTGCGGGCACCTCCGCAGACCTAGCCGTTGTGATCTGTGATCATGTGATGCCTGGTCAAAAAGGTGATGAATTCCTCATTGAAATGCAGGAGAGCCATCCTCGAACTAAAAAAATAATGCTGACAGGTCAGGCACCGGCCCAGGCGATTGGAAATGCCCTAAACCACGGTTGTTTGTATCGTTACCTTTCGAAACCTTGGGATGCGCACGATTTAGAACTAACCATCAAACAAGCCATTGACGCTTATTTCCAAGAAAAGTCCTTAGAAGAAAAAAATAAGGAACTGGCAGACAATCTTTATTTTCACAGAGATACCAAGTATCCTAATTTTGAATCTTTGGTGAAACAATTAAAAGCGGAAGGAGATCCTAACAAAAACCATTCTATTGTACTCATTAAAGTTGTTAGTTTCCCAATCATCATCAAAACATTCGGTATCGAAGTTTACAGAAAGCTGTTTAAAAAATTATTACAGCTGCTCACCGTTCATTTGCAAAACGAAGAAAAAGTTTTTCATATTGATTCCGATGAAATTGCCGTTTTATCCGATCTCCCCGAACCAAGCTTAGTAGAAAAGATCCGGAGTTTTTGTATGATTTTAAAATCGGATGATTTGGTTTTGGATGGAGTGGGATTTCATTTGGATTGTCGTTATTCTTCGGCCGCAGGGCAAGAGGATTGTTTTTACAAAGCAAAACTTGCCTTATTTCGAGCAGAAGCACAAGGATCTTCTGATTTTGTCTCTTATACAGATGAACATTCCATAGACAATCATCTACAGAACTTTCAACTCAGTCAAAAAATTCAATCGGCTATCACAAAAAAACAAATTGTTCCCTACTTCCAAGGTATTGTGGACAACCAAACAAAACAAATTAGAAAATTTGAATGTTTAGCAAGAATCAAAGATAGAGATGCCATCCTAACTCCAGATTCCTTTCTAAATTTAGCAAGAGTTACAGGAAGCATTCGTATGATTGGTTTGCAGATGATCGATGAATCCATGAACTTTTTTTCTGATAAACAATTTGATTTTTCGATTAACCTAACAGAATCAGAATTAGAATACAAAAGTTTTAGCAAATGGGTAGAATCAAGGTTATCACATTACAAAATTGACCCAAGCCGAGTTACCTTTGAAATTTTGGAAGATATAAGTTTTTCAGAAAACAAATATAGTTTATCCACCATTCGTGACCTAAAGAACATTGGTTGTGAAATTGCCATTGATGACTTTGGTGTCCAGTATTCAAACCTTGCCCGTTTGTTAGAATTCGAACCTGATTATTTAAAAATTGATGGCCAATTTATTAAAAACCTACCGGAAAACAAAACCGCATATCTCCTTGTACAAGGGATTGTAGAACTGGCGCGAGGAATTGGTGCCAAAGTGGTAGCAGAATTTGTGGATCGCCCTGCCATTCAGGATATGATTGAAACCTTGGGAATTGAATATTCCCAAGGATATCTGTTTATGAAACCTTCGCCTGCTCTTCCGACAGCGGCTAATTTACAGTTGTAA
- a CDS encoding TonB-dependent receptor family protein — MKMKLLLSCILVLALIAVPETIQLQAQEANTKPNSESQDQTPKETQEIPEENPEDPKWKKAEIRVIGDKKDLKRIPGSATIITKKFLEETRPTDNMEVLRRVPGANIRYQDPAGLTMNLGFRGVSGEVSRKVLILEDGLFTSLNPYGEPEMYYTPSIERMERIEVVKGSGSILFGPSTIGGVVNFITRRPPKDPTLNIQTIGGENAYFSQMVNYGGTFGNTGFDVNVLRKQGDGFRANQGYFVNEANLKTIHQLNEKHNLTTKVGFHQQESQATYVGLTTGMFQNNPKDNPAQNDKRTIERYSFSIGHEWSLSEKTKLITRVYSAYTERNWARQNYSRNSRGSTKPTDTLATYDGEPYTDRPGDTIWMRGTNAHRDRTYKFAGIETKLQTEIETGSIKHEIDLGTRYHLDMAKVQLLNGPTTPDFVIYPNGVGSTPAVLLQSQTSLANSGELRDDERRSAKAVSVYLQDRIRLTEKFSVIPGVRYESFTQTRSINRARRDFDPATFDYFSGTNPTVQLDKTATAKNQIVLPGFGTTLDFAKNMTWFTGVHRGFSPPRYESAISPTAEDLVLKPERSWNYETGVRGDITEYFSGQLVGYLLNFEDQIINSSAAGGNLGSRPVNAGRSIHRGVETNMTFDFGQFWKLDYQIPLDIIYTRTEAKSNQYTYNLGAWSKGDSNPFAHVDTNGNRLPYVSRDILTLSLGISSRSTGFYVRVEWQYFSKQFHDLENSKTVSWYDTAGTTANNRTILNYVGIKSDVSGLDGEIPAYELVNANIGYKKDNWSVFLSGKNLQDRKYISSRLPEGIQPGPFRQVNFGVTLQL; from the coding sequence ATGAAAATGAAACTACTTCTCAGTTGTATTTTGGTCCTAGCCCTTATTGCCGTTCCTGAAACCATACAGTTACAGGCACAAGAAGCAAACACGAAACCAAATTCAGAATCGCAAGATCAAACACCTAAGGAAACACAAGAAATTCCAGAAGAGAATCCAGAGGATCCGAAATGGAAGAAAGCAGAAATTCGAGTGATTGGGGATAAAAAAGATCTAAAAAGAATTCCCGGTTCTGCCACTATCATCACTAAAAAGTTTTTAGAAGAAACAAGACCCACTGACAATATGGAAGTTTTACGCCGAGTACCAGGAGCCAACATTCGGTACCAAGATCCTGCAGGTCTTACTATGAATTTAGGGTTTCGTGGTGTGAGCGGAGAAGTATCCAGAAAGGTTCTTATTTTAGAAGATGGACTCTTTACATCGCTAAACCCCTATGGGGAACCAGAGATGTATTATACTCCTTCAATTGAAAGAATGGAACGAATTGAAGTGGTAAAGGGTTCCGGTTCCATTCTTTTTGGACCATCTACCATTGGCGGAGTGGTAAACTTTATCACTAGACGTCCTCCTAAAGATCCTACATTAAATATTCAAACCATAGGGGGTGAAAATGCTTATTTCAGCCAAATGGTAAACTACGGGGGAACCTTTGGTAATACTGGATTTGACGTTAACGTACTTAGAAAACAGGGAGATGGGTTTCGTGCCAACCAAGGTTACTTTGTCAATGAAGCCAATTTGAAAACCATACACCAATTAAATGAAAAACATAACCTTACTACTAAAGTAGGATTCCACCAACAAGAATCCCAAGCCACCTATGTTGGTCTGACTACCGGAATGTTTCAAAACAATCCTAAAGACAACCCGGCACAAAATGATAAAAGAACCATTGAACGTTATAGTTTTTCCATAGGACATGAGTGGAGCCTTTCCGAAAAAACAAAACTCATCACTCGTGTGTATTCAGCCTATACTGAAAGGAACTGGGCAAGACAGAATTATTCAAGAAATTCACGGGGGAGCACCAAACCAACAGACACACTTGCGACCTATGATGGAGAACCTTATACAGATAGACCAGGGGACACCATTTGGATGAGGGGAACTAACGCTCATAGAGACAGAACCTATAAGTTTGCCGGCATCGAAACCAAATTACAAACTGAAATCGAAACAGGTTCAATCAAACACGAAATTGATTTGGGAACACGTTACCATTTAGATATGGCAAAAGTACAACTTTTGAATGGTCCAACGACCCCTGATTTTGTAATCTATCCGAATGGAGTGGGATCAACGCCTGCTGTTTTATTACAATCTCAAACAAGTTTGGCTAATAGTGGAGAACTTCGAGATGATGAAAGAAGGTCTGCAAAAGCAGTTTCTGTTTATTTGCAGGATAGGATCCGCCTAACAGAAAAATTTTCTGTAATCCCTGGGGTGCGATATGAGTCCTTTACGCAAACACGCTCTATCAATCGTGCAAGAAGAGATTTTGATCCAGCTACATTTGATTATTTTTCGGGAACCAATCCTACTGTGCAGTTAGATAAAACTGCCACAGCTAAAAACCAAATTGTCCTACCTGGTTTTGGAACTACTTTGGATTTTGCCAAGAATATGACTTGGTTTACGGGTGTTCATAGAGGATTTTCACCGCCTCGGTATGAATCTGCCATTTCACCTACAGCAGAAGATTTAGTATTAAAGCCAGAACGTTCTTGGAACTATGAAACGGGTGTTAGGGGAGATATTACCGAATATTTCAGTGGTCAATTGGTTGGTTATCTATTAAACTTCGAAGACCAAATCATCAATAGTTCTGCAGCTGGTGGAAACTTAGGGTCAAGGCCTGTGAATGCAGGTAGATCCATTCACCGTGGTGTGGAAACCAATATGACTTTTGACTTTGGACAATTTTGGAAGTTAGACTATCAAATTCCTTTAGATATTATTTACACAAGGACAGAAGCTAAATCAAACCAATATACTTATAACCTTGGTGCCTGGTCCAAGGGTGATTCCAATCCATTCGCACATGTAGACACAAATGGAAACCGCCTTCCTTATGTTTCAAGAGATATCCTTACACTTTCACTTGGAATCTCAAGCCGAAGCACTGGATTTTATGTTAGAGTGGAATGGCAATATTTTTCAAAACAATTTCACGATTTAGAAAATTCTAAAACTGTGAGTTGGTATGATACGGCAGGTACCACAGCAAATAATAGAACGATTTTGAATTATGTTGGTATTAAATCTGATGTTTCCGGGTTAGACGGAGAAATTCCTGCATACGAATTAGTAAATGCAAACATTGGCTACAAAAAAGACAATTGGTCGGTGTTTCTTTCTGGAAAAAACCTACAAGATCGAAAGTACATTTCTTCGCGTTTGCCGGAAGGAATCCAACCAGGACCGTTTCGTCAGGTTAATTTCGGAGTCACCTTACAACTGTAA